From a single Streptomyces sp. NBC_00377 genomic region:
- a CDS encoding FMN-binding protein — translation MRKSHPLRRVVLATAATVSGIVLLLSLKPSSDPGAAQAAGAGAGAAAQDAAQGGSGAAVSGTMTGDAAQTQYGAVQVRITVVDNKITKAEAVQAPKGGTSDQKTALAVPKLNADVVAKQSANVDTVSGATYTSEGYKKSLQSAIDKANASAGSGSGSSQGSGSAQASGAFTGDAVQTQYGAVQVRITVAGGKITKAEAVQAPKGGTSDQKTELSVPKLNQEAVAAGSADIDSVSGATYTSEGYKKSLQSALDKAKAGAGSSSGSGAGASSGAAQAKTVTGSVAQTQYGPVQVRITVAGGKITKAEAVQAPKGGTSSEKTELSVPKLNQEAVAAGSADIDSVSGATYTSEGYKKSLQSALDQAGG, via the coding sequence ATGAGGAAGAGCCACCCTCTTCGGCGCGTCGTACTCGCCACCGCCGCGACCGTGTCCGGGATCGTGCTGCTGCTGTCGCTGAAGCCGTCGTCCGACCCGGGCGCCGCCCAGGCGGCCGGCGCGGGCGCGGGCGCGGCGGCGCAGGATGCGGCGCAGGGCGGGTCCGGGGCGGCCGTCTCGGGGACGATGACCGGTGATGCCGCGCAGACCCAGTACGGGGCCGTGCAGGTCCGGATCACCGTCGTCGACAACAAGATCACCAAGGCCGAGGCCGTCCAGGCGCCCAAGGGCGGCACGAGCGACCAGAAGACCGCGCTGGCGGTCCCGAAGCTCAACGCCGACGTGGTCGCCAAGCAGAGCGCGAACGTCGACACGGTCTCGGGCGCCACGTACACCAGCGAGGGCTACAAGAAGTCCCTCCAGTCGGCGATCGACAAGGCGAACGCGAGCGCGGGATCCGGTTCCGGGTCCTCCCAGGGGTCGGGCAGCGCGCAGGCCTCCGGCGCCTTCACCGGTGACGCGGTCCAGACGCAGTACGGGGCCGTGCAGGTCCGGATCACGGTCGCCGGCGGGAAGATCACCAAGGCCGAGGCCGTCCAGGCGCCCAAGGGCGGCACCAGCGACCAGAAGACGGAACTCTCCGTCCCCAAGCTCAACCAGGAGGCCGTCGCCGCGGGCAGCGCCGACATCGACTCCGTCTCCGGCGCCACCTACACCAGCGAGGGCTACAAGAAGTCCCTCCAGTCGGCGCTGGACAAGGCGAAGGCCGGCGCGGGTTCGTCGTCGGGCTCCGGGGCGGGGGCCTCCTCGGGGGCCGCGCAGGCCAAGACCGTGACCGGCAGCGTCGCGCAGACGCAGTACGGGCCGGTCCAGGTCCGGATCACGGTCGCGGGCGGGAAGATCACCAAGGCGGAGGCCGTGCAGGCGCCCAAGGGCGGCACCAGCTCCGAGAAGACGGAACTCTCCGTCCCCAAGCTCAACCAGGAGGCCGTCGCCGCGGGCAGCGCCGACATCGACTCCGTCTCCGGCGCCACCTACACCAGCGAGGGCTACAAGAAGTCCCTCCAGTCGGCGCTGGACCAGGCTGGTGGCTGA
- a CDS encoding pyridoxamine 5'-phosphate oxidase family protein, with the protein MGKTYERIDGRLRTFIEQQPLFFTATAPLSGDGTVNLSPKGLKGSFAVLDEHTVAYLDFAGSNAETVAHLRENGRITLMWCAFQGPPNIVRVHGRGEPVFRDDPRFGELLARFTDLDPTRHGLRAIILVHAELVRDTCGYAVPFMTYDEDRDLHAKRFSREDDESLSAYFAKKEHIATSMDGLPGLPLPLRPI; encoded by the coding sequence ATGGGAAAGACTTACGAACGCATCGACGGACGACTCCGTACGTTCATCGAGCAGCAGCCCCTCTTCTTCACCGCGACCGCCCCCCTGTCCGGCGACGGCACGGTGAACCTCTCCCCCAAGGGCCTCAAGGGCTCGTTCGCCGTCCTGGACGAACACACCGTGGCCTACCTCGACTTCGCCGGCTCCAACGCGGAGACGGTCGCACACCTGCGGGAGAACGGCCGGATCACGCTGATGTGGTGCGCCTTCCAGGGGCCGCCGAACATCGTGCGGGTGCACGGTCGCGGTGAACCGGTCTTCCGTGACGACCCCCGCTTCGGGGAACTGCTGGCCCGCTTCACCGATCTGGACCCGACGCGGCACGGGCTGCGCGCGATCATCCTGGTGCACGCCGAACTGGTCCGGGACACCTGTGGGTACGCGGTGCCCTTCATGACGTACGACGAGGACCGCGACCTGCACGCCAAGCGGTTCTCGCGGGAGGACGACGAGTCGCTCAGCGCGTACTTCGCGAAGAAGGAGCACATCGCCACGAGCATGGACGGACTGCCCGGACTGCCGTTGCCCCTGCGCCCGATTTGA
- a CDS encoding L,D-transpeptidase family protein has protein sequence MRPRVVAIALVCACLALLGAAPDTGAAAPLPARMADTGGGTQLITATAPRAGSTSGTLTWWDLRNGRWAPTGTTPARFGARGLVEGLSRRQGTYTTPTGLYGLPYAFGIRPAPRGTSYAYRPVGRDSWWCQDNDSLAYNRWTEPRPAHCRAAESEHLVTYRTQYAHALVIGFNYGKPVRGRGAGIFLHVDGRGATAGCVSVPAAAMRRILTWVRPAGRPHIAIGTAGGRTAITRY, from the coding sequence ATGCGCCCCCGTGTCGTCGCCATCGCCCTCGTCTGCGCCTGCCTCGCCCTGCTCGGTGCGGCTCCGGACACCGGGGCCGCCGCGCCACTGCCCGCGCGGATGGCGGACACGGGCGGCGGCACCCAGCTGATCACCGCCACGGCCCCCAGGGCCGGTTCCACCTCGGGCACGCTCACCTGGTGGGACCTGCGCAACGGGCGCTGGGCGCCCACCGGCACCACGCCCGCGCGGTTCGGCGCCAGGGGCCTGGTCGAGGGCCTCTCGCGCCGACAGGGCACGTACACCACGCCGACCGGCCTGTACGGCCTCCCGTACGCCTTCGGTATCCGGCCGGCGCCCCGCGGGACGTCGTACGCCTACCGCCCGGTGGGCCGGGACTCCTGGTGGTGTCAGGACAACGACTCTCTCGCCTACAACCGGTGGACCGAGCCCCGGCCGGCGCACTGCCGGGCCGCCGAGTCCGAACACCTGGTCACCTACCGCACGCAGTACGCCCACGCTCTGGTCATCGGGTTCAACTACGGCAAGCCGGTGCGCGGCCGCGGGGCCGGGATCTTCCTGCACGTCGACGGCCGTGGGGCGACGGCCGGTTGCGTGTCGGTGCCGGCGGCGGCGATGCGCCGGATCCTGACCTGGGTCCGGCCGGCGGGACGGCCGCACATCGCGATCGGCACGGCCGGCGGGCGGACGGCGATCACCCGCTACTGA
- a CDS encoding FAD:protein FMN transferase: protein MADTVAESAAAPAVVRHAEEVMGTVFSFDVRGGEAGAVRAALEEAIASLHRVNEVFSTYREDSQVSRLVRGELTVEECDPDVAEVLALGAEAERVSDGWFSMRYEGRLDPTGVVKGWAAERAARLVASAGVSGVSVNGGGDVQLLGVPGPERPWRVGVSDPLRPGGLAAVVSAAGADELAVATSGTAERGAHIVDPRTGRSAVTDLVAVTVVAPQLTWADCWATAAFAMGSREALGWLESLPDVEALLITAGDEVRCTGGLARRLG from the coding sequence GTGGCTGACACCGTGGCCGAGTCGGCGGCGGCCCCCGCCGTGGTGCGTCATGCGGAAGAGGTCATGGGGACCGTCTTCTCGTTCGACGTACGGGGCGGGGAGGCCGGGGCGGTGCGGGCGGCGCTGGAGGAGGCGATCGCCTCGCTGCACCGGGTGAACGAGGTGTTCAGCACCTACCGCGAGGACAGCCAGGTCTCCCGGCTGGTACGCGGTGAGCTGACCGTCGAGGAGTGCGATCCGGACGTGGCCGAGGTGCTGGCGCTGGGCGCCGAGGCGGAGCGGGTGAGCGACGGCTGGTTCAGCATGCGCTACGAGGGCCGGCTCGACCCGACCGGTGTCGTTAAGGGCTGGGCCGCCGAGCGCGCCGCCCGGCTGGTCGCGTCGGCGGGCGTGAGCGGGGTGAGCGTCAACGGCGGCGGGGACGTGCAGTTGCTGGGCGTCCCCGGACCCGAGCGGCCGTGGCGGGTCGGGGTGTCCGATCCGTTGCGGCCGGGCGGTCTGGCGGCGGTGGTGTCGGCGGCCGGAGCCGACGAACTGGCGGTCGCCACCTCGGGCACGGCGGAGCGGGGCGCCCATATCGTCGACCCGCGCACGGGCCGTTCCGCGGTGACGGACCTGGTCGCCGTGACCGTGGTGGCGCCACAGCTGACCTGGGCGGATTGCTGGGCGACGGCAGCCTTCGCGATGGGCTCGCGGGAGGCGCTGGGCTGGCTGGAGTCGCTGCCGGACGTGGAGGCACTGCTGATCACGGCGGGCGACGAGGTCCGATGCACGGGCGGACTGGCCCGCCGCCTGGGCTGA
- the argH gene encoding argininosuccinate lyase: MSSNSGDVRLWGGRFADGPAEALAKLSASVHFDWRLAPYDIAGSRAHARVLHKAGLLTEDELTRMIAGLDRLEADVADGSFVGTIADEDVHTALERGLLERLGADLGGKLRAGRSRNDQVATLFRMYLRDHARIIGALIAELQDALIGLAEAHPDVAMPGRTHLQHAQPVLFAHHVLAHVQSLSRDAERLRQWDERTAVSPYGSGALAGSSLGLDPEAVAKDLGFERGSVGNSIDGTASRDFVAEFAFITAMIGVNLSRISEEIIIWNTKEFSFVTLHDAFSTGSSIMPQKKNPDIAELARGKSGRLIGNLTGLMATLKALPLAYNRDLQEDKEPVFDSCDQLEVLLPAFTGMVATLTVNRERMEELAPAGFSLATDIAEWLVKQGVPFRVAHEVAGECVKVAEADGKELDGLTDEQFAKISAHLTPEVRSVLNVAGALASRDGRGGTAPSAVAVQLAEVKADVATQHAWATAKDAK; the protein is encoded by the coding sequence GTGAGCAGCAACAGCGGTGACGTACGGCTCTGGGGCGGGCGTTTCGCGGACGGTCCCGCCGAGGCCCTGGCGAAGCTGTCCGCCTCCGTCCACTTCGACTGGCGGCTCGCGCCCTACGACATCGCCGGTTCGCGTGCCCACGCCCGCGTGCTGCACAAGGCGGGCCTGCTCACCGAGGACGAGCTCACCCGGATGATCGCGGGCCTCGACCGGCTCGAGGCGGACGTCGCCGACGGCTCCTTCGTGGGCACGATCGCCGACGAGGACGTCCACACAGCCCTGGAGCGCGGCCTCCTGGAGCGCCTCGGCGCCGACCTGGGCGGCAAGCTGCGCGCCGGCCGCTCCCGCAACGACCAGGTCGCCACCCTCTTCCGGATGTACCTGCGCGACCACGCCCGCATCATCGGCGCCCTGATCGCCGAGCTCCAGGACGCCCTGATCGGCCTGGCGGAGGCCCACCCGGACGTGGCGATGCCCGGCCGGACCCACCTCCAGCACGCCCAGCCGGTGCTCTTCGCCCACCACGTCCTCGCGCACGTGCAGTCGCTGTCCCGGGACGCGGAGCGCCTGCGGCAGTGGGACGAGCGCACGGCCGTGTCGCCGTACGGCTCGGGCGCGCTGGCGGGTTCCTCCCTCGGCCTGGACCCCGAGGCCGTCGCGAAGGACCTCGGCTTCGAGCGCGGCAGCGTCGGCAACTCCATCGACGGCACGGCGTCCCGCGACTTCGTCGCCGAGTTCGCCTTCATCACCGCGATGATCGGGGTGAACCTCTCCCGGATCTCCGAGGAGATCATCATCTGGAACACGAAGGAGTTCTCCTTCGTGACGCTGCACGACGCGTTCTCCACGGGTTCGTCGATCATGCCGCAGAAGAAGAACCCGGACATCGCGGAGCTGGCGCGCGGCAAGTCGGGCCGTCTGATCGGCAACCTCACCGGTCTCATGGCGACGCTCAAGGCCCTGCCGCTCGCGTACAACCGCGACCTCCAGGAGGACAAGGAGCCGGTCTTCGACTCCTGCGACCAGCTCGAGGTCCTCCTCCCCGCCTTCACCGGCATGGTCGCCACCCTCACCGTCAACCGCGAGCGCATGGAGGAGCTGGCCCCGGCCGGGTTCTCGCTCGCCACCGACATCGCCGAGTGGCTGGTCAAGCAGGGCGTGCCGTTCCGGGTCGCGCACGAGGTGGCCGGCGAGTGCGTCAAGGTGGCCGAGGCCGACGGCAAGGAACTCGACGGCCTCACCGACGAGCAGTTCGCGAAGATCTCCGCCCACCTCACGCCCGAGGTGCGCTCCGTCCTCAACGTCGCCGGCGCACTCGCCTCCCGCGACGGCCGGGGCGGCACGGCGCCCAGCGCGGTCGCCGTCCAGCTCGCCGAGGTCAAGGCGGACGTGGCGACCCAGCACGCCTGGGCGACCGCGAAGGACGCGAAGTAG
- a CDS encoding TetR/AcrR family transcriptional regulator, which translates to MTVDRAHVLRSAAALLTRRSTATMDEVAKAAGISRATLHRHFAGRDALVRALEALGIEACETALDAARPDDGPARDAVRRLVREFEPVAGLLAFLYTENQLFEGEEQDQGWTRIDDRISALFRRGQLGGEFRIDLTPAWLTEALFGLLASGAWMVQSGKGAPKDFQHMITELLLGGALRPPTQETAAPEPTER; encoded by the coding sequence ATGACTGTCGATCGTGCTCATGTGCTCCGCAGTGCCGCGGCCCTGCTGACCCGTAGATCCACCGCGACGATGGACGAGGTCGCCAAGGCGGCCGGGATCAGCCGGGCCACCCTGCACCGGCACTTCGCGGGCCGCGACGCGCTCGTGCGCGCCCTGGAGGCCCTCGGTATCGAGGCGTGCGAGACCGCCCTGGACGCGGCGCGACCGGACGACGGGCCGGCGCGCGACGCCGTACGCCGACTCGTCCGCGAGTTCGAACCGGTCGCCGGCCTGCTCGCCTTCCTCTACACGGAGAACCAGCTGTTCGAGGGCGAGGAACAGGACCAGGGCTGGACCCGCATCGACGACCGGATCTCCGCCCTCTTCCGGCGCGGACAGCTCGGCGGCGAGTTCCGTATCGACCTCACCCCGGCCTGGCTCACCGAGGCGCTGTTCGGCCTGCTGGCCTCCGGCGCCTGGATGGTGCAGAGCGGCAAGGGCGCACCCAAGGACTTCCAGCACATGATCACCGAGCTGCTGCTCGGCGGCGCGCTGAGGCCTCCCACACAGGAGACCGCCGCTCCGGAGCCCACCGAGCGGTAG
- a CDS encoding arginine repressor: MSHAQDHEQAGVNGPAVPQTRTARHRRIVDILNRQPVRSQSQLAKLLADDGLSVTQATLSRDLDELNAVKIRNNDGDLIYAVPSEGGFRTPRVPLGESAKEERMRRLSQELLISAEASANLVVLRTPPGAAQFLASAIDQAELHDILGTIAGDDTLLLISREPAGGQALADHLLRLAQNGH, translated from the coding sequence ATGAGCCACGCGCAGGACCATGAGCAGGCCGGGGTCAACGGGCCCGCCGTGCCGCAGACCCGCACCGCGCGTCACCGCCGGATCGTGGACATCCTCAACCGGCAACCGGTGCGGTCGCAGAGCCAGTTGGCGAAGCTGCTGGCCGACGACGGGCTGAGCGTCACACAGGCGACGCTGTCGCGGGACCTGGACGAGCTGAACGCGGTCAAGATCCGCAACAACGACGGCGACCTGATCTACGCCGTGCCCAGCGAGGGGGGTTTCCGGACCCCCCGGGTGCCGCTGGGGGAGTCGGCGAAGGAGGAGCGGATGCGGCGGCTGTCGCAGGAGCTGCTGATCTCCGCGGAGGCTTCGGCGAACCTGGTGGTGCTGCGCACCCCGCCGGGCGCCGCGCAGTTCCTCGCCTCGGCGATCGACCAGGCCGAGCTGCACGACATCCTCGGGACGATCGCGGGCGACGACACGCTGCTGCTGATCAGCCGGGAGCCGGCGGGTGGGCAGGCGTTGGCGGATCACCTGCTGCGGCTGGCTCAGAACGGTCACTAG
- a CDS encoding aldo/keto reductase: MPFARLASATTPTCHLGLGLAAVGRPGYINLGRHEDLGEDRSVEVLRARTHELLDAAYAQGVRYFDAARSYGRSEEFLAGWLKARPDAADVVVGSKWGYTYTADWTTDAERHEVKDHGLTTYERQRAETAGLLGDRLDLYQIHSVTPDSPALTDKELHARLAEAAALGLTVGFSTSGPAQADAIRAALAVTVDGEPLFRTVQSTYNALEPSAGPALAEAHDAGLTVIVKEGMANGRLAPSHAPDALKAVAAETSLGCDAVALALVLRQPWAGVVLSGAATASQLASNLHAAVVDLDDDQVDRLTALAEDPRTYWERRGSLPWH; this comes from the coding sequence ATGCCCTTCGCCCGCCTCGCCTCAGCGACGACCCCCACCTGCCACCTCGGCCTGGGTCTCGCCGCCGTCGGCCGCCCCGGCTACATCAACCTCGGCCGGCACGAGGACCTCGGAGAGGACCGCAGCGTCGAGGTGCTGCGCGCCCGCACCCACGAACTCCTCGACGCGGCGTACGCGCAGGGGGTCCGCTACTTCGACGCGGCCCGCTCCTACGGCCGCTCCGAGGAGTTCCTCGCCGGCTGGCTTAAGGCCAGGCCGGACGCCGCCGACGTCGTGGTGGGCAGCAAGTGGGGCTACACCTACACCGCCGACTGGACCACGGACGCGGAGCGGCACGAGGTCAAGGACCACGGCCTCACGACCTACGAGCGTCAGCGCGCCGAGACGGCCGGCCTGCTCGGCGACCGGCTCGACCTGTACCAGATCCACTCGGTGACCCCGGACAGCCCCGCCCTCACCGACAAGGAACTCCATGCGAGGCTGGCCGAGGCGGCGGCGCTGGGCCTCACCGTCGGTTTCTCCACCAGCGGCCCCGCCCAGGCCGACGCGATCCGCGCCGCCCTCGCCGTGACGGTCGACGGGGAGCCCCTCTTCCGTACCGTCCAGTCGACGTACAACGCGCTGGAGCCCTCGGCCGGACCCGCCCTCGCGGAGGCCCACGACGCCGGCCTCACGGTGATCGTGAAGGAGGGCATGGCCAACGGGCGCCTCGCGCCGTCCCATGCGCCGGACGCCCTCAAGGCCGTGGCGGCGGAGACGTCCCTCGGCTGTGACGCGGTCGCCCTCGCGCTGGTGCTGCGGCAGCCCTGGGCGGGCGTCGTCCTCTCCGGCGCCGCGACCGCGAGCCAGCTGGCCTCCAACCTGCACGCGGCGGTCGTGGACCTGGACGACGACCAGGTGGACCGGCTGACCGCGCTGGCCGAGGACCCGCGGACGTACTGGGAGCGGCGCGGCAGCCTGCCCTGGCACTGA
- a CDS encoding lysophospholipid acyltransferase family protein, producing the protein MSRFVLIKAVLGPVMRLMFRPRVEGAEHIPGDGPVILAGNHLTFIDSMILPLVCDRQVFFIGKDEYVTGRSLKGRLMAWFFTGVGMIPVDRDGGRGGVAALMTGRRVLEEGKVFGIYPEGTRSPDGRLYRGRTGIARLTLMTGAPVVPFAMIGTDKLQPGGAGMPRPGRVTVRFGEAMEFSRYEGMDRDRYVLRAVTDSVMTEVMRLSGQEYVDMYATKAKAA; encoded by the coding sequence TTGTCCCGCTTCGTGCTCATCAAGGCAGTGCTCGGCCCGGTCATGCGCCTGATGTTCCGCCCCCGGGTCGAGGGCGCGGAGCACATCCCCGGCGACGGCCCCGTCATCCTGGCCGGCAACCACCTCACCTTCATCGACTCGATGATCCTGCCGCTGGTCTGCGACCGGCAGGTCTTCTTCATCGGCAAGGACGAGTACGTCACCGGCAGGAGCCTCAAGGGCCGGCTCATGGCCTGGTTCTTCACCGGCGTCGGCATGATCCCGGTCGACCGCGACGGCGGCCGCGGCGGTGTCGCGGCGCTGATGACCGGACGGCGGGTGCTGGAGGAGGGGAAGGTCTTCGGGATCTACCCCGAGGGGACGCGGTCGCCCGACGGCCGGCTGTACCGGGGGCGGACCGGTATCGCCCGGCTGACGCTGATGACCGGGGCGCCCGTGGTGCCGTTCGCGATGATCGGCACGGACAAGTTGCAGCCGGGCGGTGCGGGGATGCCCCGCCCGGGGCGGGTCACCGTCCGGTTCGGTGAGGCGATGGAGTTCTCCCGGTACGAGGGCATGGACCGGGACCGCTATGTCCTGCGGGCCGTGACGGACTCGGTGATGACCGAGGTCATGCGGCTGTCGGGGCAGGAGTATGTGGACATGTACGCCACCAAGGCGAAAGCCGCGTAG
- a CDS encoding ferredoxin reductase family protein, protein MTTTIAGGRAARRQTMRRIRPRRSPAVPLLLAVWAGAAGVLWLWWANTPNIADDNSKILNAGRITGLLAGYLMALVVLQMARVPALERRVGSDRVARWHAMSGRYTLCLVFAHVFLIMWGYALQAGKSLGDIVQQTIDSINQLPDMGKAAIGTGLFLLIGLVSIGPVRRRMPYDTWYHIHLMTYAAVFLTFWHQITTGNDFAIEPTAKTVWYALYGSVTALVIWYRVIAPVRLNLRHRLRVEAVIEETPGIVSVLIGGRKLHRMGAEAGQFFRWRFLSPGMRFSSHPYSLSAAPRPDLLRITVKAIGDHSAALRELQPGTKVWAEGPYGAMTASRRSRGKVLLVAGGVGITPMRALFETLPGAAGDITLLYRANSTQDLALWDELAKIADERGARLMYAVNSPDGERPDISAESLQRKIPDIDSHDVFMCGPNGFAQGVFEALRGAGVPARRIHHESFEM, encoded by the coding sequence GTGACGACGACGATCGCCGGCGGCCGTGCCGCCCGCCGCCAGACGATGCGCCGCATCCGCCCGCGCCGCTCACCGGCCGTCCCGTTGCTGCTCGCCGTGTGGGCGGGCGCGGCGGGCGTGCTGTGGCTGTGGTGGGCCAACACGCCGAACATCGCGGACGACAACAGCAAGATCCTCAACGCGGGACGGATCACCGGGCTGCTCGCCGGGTACCTGATGGCGCTCGTCGTGCTCCAGATGGCCCGGGTGCCCGCGCTGGAGCGGCGGGTGGGCTCCGACCGGGTCGCCCGCTGGCACGCGATGAGCGGCCGGTACACGCTCTGCCTGGTCTTCGCGCACGTCTTCCTGATCATGTGGGGGTACGCGCTCCAGGCCGGCAAGTCGCTGGGGGACATCGTCCAGCAGACGATCGACTCCATCAACCAGCTGCCGGACATGGGCAAGGCGGCGATCGGCACCGGCCTGTTCCTGCTGATCGGGCTGGTCTCGATCGGACCGGTGCGGCGCCGGATGCCGTACGACACCTGGTACCACATCCACCTGATGACGTACGCGGCCGTGTTCCTCACCTTCTGGCACCAGATCACCACCGGCAACGACTTCGCGATCGAACCGACGGCGAAGACCGTCTGGTACGCGCTGTACGGCTCGGTCACCGCGCTGGTCATCTGGTACCGCGTCATCGCCCCGGTGCGGCTCAACCTGCGGCACCGGCTGCGCGTCGAGGCGGTCATCGAGGAGACTCCGGGCATCGTGTCGGTGCTGATCGGCGGGCGCAAGCTGCACCGGATGGGCGCGGAGGCCGGGCAGTTCTTCCGGTGGCGGTTCCTGTCACCGGGCATGCGGTTCAGCTCCCACCCGTACTCCCTGTCGGCGGCCCCCCGCCCCGACCTGCTGCGCATCACCGTCAAGGCGATCGGCGACCACAGCGCCGCGCTGCGCGAGCTCCAGCCGGGCACGAAGGTGTGGGCCGAGGGTCCCTACGGAGCGATGACCGCTTCCCGGCGCAGCCGCGGCAAGGTGCTGCTGGTGGCCGGCGGGGTCGGCATCACGCCGATGCGGGCGCTGTTCGAGACGCTGCCGGGCGCGGCCGGTGACATCACCCTGCTCTACCGGGCCAACAGCACCCAGGACCTGGCCCTGTGGGACGAGCTGGCGAAGATCGCCGACGAGCGCGGGGCGCGGCTGATGTACGCCGTGAACAGCCCCGACGGGGAGCGCCCCGACATCTCGGCGGAGTCCCTCCAGCGCAAGATCCCCGACATCGACAGCCACGACGTCTTCATGTGCGGACCGAACGGCTTCGCCCAAGGGGTGTTCGAGGCACTGCGCGGCGCCGGGGTCCCCGCCCGCCGCATCCACCACGAGTCGTTCGAGATGTGA
- a CDS encoding MFS transporter has product MTSTLRPAATTGAVRRPDRWLALSVLVLAVLLVAVDATVLGLATPYISEDLEPSGTQLLWIGDVYSFVIAGLLVSMGSLGDRIGRKRILLMGATAFGLISVLNAYASTPETMIAARALLGVAGATLMPATLALIRNLFHDPRERSLAVGIWGATASAGTAVGPIVGGFLLEHFWWGSVFLINLPVMVVLVVVGVRTLPESRTPNPGPWDLPSVLLSLAGMIGIVYGVKEAATHGVTWVSFGTGLLGAAALYGFVRRQLTLPAPLLDMRLFRHRGFSGAVLADLLTILGLSGLVFFLSQYLQLVQGRRPFEAGLAELPAAVGAVVSGLIAGRVARRFSVRAVVSGGLAAIGLALAALTLIDRNTGYPMLGAALLVVGVGAGFSFTVTSDVILSSVPKDQAGAASAVSETAYELGAALGIAVLGSIVTGVYRGFAAPAGTPAGAHESLGGAVEAAGHMSPSSAETMLSSAREAFVDGMSVASGTGAAVLLATAAAAWFLLRAQSLETAD; this is encoded by the coding sequence ATGACCAGCACCCTGCGGCCGGCTGCCACGACCGGGGCGGTGAGGCGCCCCGACCGTTGGCTCGCGCTCTCCGTCCTCGTGCTCGCCGTGCTGCTGGTGGCCGTCGACGCGACCGTCCTCGGTCTCGCGACCCCCTACATCAGCGAGGACCTCGAACCCTCCGGCACCCAGCTCCTCTGGATCGGCGACGTCTACTCCTTCGTCATCGCCGGCCTGCTCGTCTCGATGGGCAGCCTCGGCGACCGCATCGGCCGCAAGCGGATCCTGCTCATGGGCGCCACCGCGTTCGGGCTGATATCGGTCCTCAACGCCTACGCGAGCACCCCGGAGACGATGATCGCGGCCCGGGCCCTGCTCGGCGTCGCCGGCGCGACCCTGATGCCCGCCACCCTCGCCCTCATCCGCAACCTCTTCCACGACCCGCGCGAACGCAGTCTGGCGGTCGGCATCTGGGGCGCGACGGCCTCCGCGGGCACCGCGGTCGGACCGATCGTGGGCGGGTTCCTCCTCGAACACTTCTGGTGGGGCTCGGTCTTCCTCATCAATCTGCCGGTGATGGTCGTCCTGGTCGTCGTCGGCGTCAGGACGCTCCCCGAGTCCCGCACGCCGAACCCCGGACCGTGGGATCTGCCGAGCGTGCTGCTGTCGCTGGCGGGCATGATCGGCATCGTCTACGGGGTCAAGGAGGCGGCCACGCACGGCGTCACCTGGGTGTCGTTCGGCACCGGCCTGCTGGGCGCGGCCGCCCTCTACGGCTTCGTCCGCCGACAGTTGACCCTCCCGGCCCCGCTGCTGGACATGCGCCTGTTCCGCCACCGCGGCTTCAGCGGCGCCGTCCTGGCCGACCTGCTGACCATCCTGGGCCTGTCCGGCCTGGTGTTCTTCCTCTCCCAGTATCTGCAACTCGTCCAGGGCAGGCGCCCGTTCGAGGCAGGACTGGCCGAACTGCCCGCCGCCGTCGGCGCGGTGGTGTCCGGTCTGATCGCGGGTCGGGTGGCGCGCCGCTTCTCGGTACGGGCCGTGGTCTCGGGCGGCCTCGCGGCGATCGGCCTGGCGCTGGCGGCACTGACGCTCATCGACCGGAACACCGGCTACCCGATGCTGGGAGCCGCCCTGCTGGTGGTCGGCGTGGGCGCCGGCTTCTCCTTCACGGTGACCTCGGACGTCATCCTGAGCTCGGTACCGAAGGACCAGGCGGGCGCCGCGTCCGCGGTCTCCGAGACGGCGTACGAACTGGGCGCGGCCCTGGGCATCGCCGTACTCGGCTCCATCGTGACGGGCGTCTACAGGGGCTTCGCCGCCCCGGCGGGCACACCGGCGGGCGCCCACGAGTCACTGGGCGGAGCGGTGGAGGCGGCGGGACACATGTCGCCGTCCTCGGCCGAGACGATGCTGTCGTCGGCGCGGGAGGCGTTCGTCGACGGCATGAGCGTGGCGTCCGGGACAGGCGCGGCGGTCCTGCTGGCAACGGCGGCAGCAGCATGGTTCCTGCTCAGAGCCCAAAGCCTGGAAACCGCCGACTAG